The Syntrophales bacterium region AGGGCGACTCTTACCCGTCCCAGCTTGAAAAATAGTCCTGATTTCGAAAATCCTAAGCTTTCGAGGTAATTGCAAAACTCCCCATTTTTGTCATTCCCGCAACGATTCTGAGCGGGGATCTGGTTCTAACTGCTTGAAAAACCATATTATGAACATTAAGCTTCGCTTTCGGGAATGACAAATGGTGTTGCAATTGCCTCTTTCTTAAAATTAAAAAAGGAGAGAAACGCTTGACGAAATCTATCTATGTGATCGACGGTCAGGGGGGAGGAATCGGGGCCACCCTGATCAAGTATTTGCGGGAAGCATATGGAGACTCGGTCGAACTGATCGCCCTCGGGACTAACGCAATCGCCACGGCTCAGATGATCAAGGCAGGCGCCAACCGGGGGGCTTCCGGTGAAAACGCCGTTTGTCGTTCGGTTAAACAGGCCGAGTGCATTGTGGGTCCTGTCGCGATAACCTGGGCAAACGCGATGATGGGCGAAGTGACATCCAAAATGGCCGCGGCAGTTACCTCAAGCGGGGCATTAAAAGTGCTGTTGCCGCTCTTCCGGGAAAAAATAGAGATTGTGGGAATAAATAGAGAACCGCTGCCGCGCCTGATGCAGGCGCTGATAGAACATACAAAAGTGTTCGCGGCAGTTAACACGCAAGACGAGATATAGAATCACATCTCGAATTTTGCAAAGGAATAAAAAGCAAAGGGCAAAAATCCATCGAACGAACGGAGGCTCTCTTATGGTAACCATGAACCCGGCGCCTGCGACGACTCACCAAAAAGGTAACCTCTACCAAATTCCCATCACGGACTTCAAACTGGACCCCGCCCAACCCCGGAAGGTTGTCGACCCCGACGCCCTCGCGGAGCTTGCCGTATCCATTGCGAAGTTCGGCATTCTCCAGCCGCTGCTTTTTCGCGAGGCGGAACAGGGCTGGGTATATATTGTCGCCGGAGAGCGCCGCTTTCAGGCGGCCCAGCAGGCGGGTTTGCTGGTTATCCCCGCCATCTGCGTTACGGGGGACTACGCCGAGATCGCCCTGATCGAGAACTTGCAGCGTCAGGATCTCACCATCGTCGAAGAGGCAGAGGCCCTCCAACGTCTCAAGGACGAGAAAAAGTACACCGACGAGCAACTTTCCGGCGTCATCGGCAAGGCGCGCCAGACCGTAAGCGACATCCTCAACCTGAACAGGCTCCCCTTGGATATCCGGGACAAGTGCCGGGGGGATCGTCAGATTTCCCGTCGGACGCTCATCGATATCTCACGGAAGAAGCAGGAACGCGCCATGATAACGGCCTACAACGCCTACATGGACAACCAGAACCAGGTAAAGGGAAGCCCCCCGTCAGAAGAAAGACCCGAACGACCCCGGCGCTGCCGGGGTGTTGGATGGGCAGGGTGTTTGATGCTCTGCCGGACAGGAACCCAAAATTCGGTGTGTTATACGGATCAACCTAATTATTGTTATGCATGCTGACAAATGAATTTAAATATGGTATAAAGTCGTATGAAATTAGATAGAACCAAAACCATATTAAAACAACAAACCAAACAAGACGACTGCTTTGTTAATGCCTCTTTTCAGGAAAGAATTTCTTTTGTTTGGGATTTGACATCCGAACTGTGGTCATTTAAAGGTGATAGAGATGCTGAACGAAGACTACAAAGACATGTTACAAAGCTTATTAGACAATGATGTAAAATTTCTCATTGTCGGTGCGTATGCCCTTGCCGCGTATGGATACCCGAGAGCAACCGGTTATTTTGATATATGGGTTGAAGCAAGCCCCGAAAATTCTAAAAAAATATTATCCTCCCTTATCTCTTTCGGCTCGCCGACATCAGAATTAACAGAAATAACTTTTATTCAAAAAGGTATAATCTTTCAAATCGGTGTTGCCCCCCGGAGAATAGACCTAATAACCCATATTGATGGCGTTGATTTTAACAACGCTTATCCTTCCAGAACAACAATTGTCATCGAAGGATTAAATCTTCCATTTATTTCTAAAGAAAACCTTATAAAAAATAAAAAATCAACTGGACGAGACAAAGATCTCGTTGACGTAAAGCACCTTGAAGAAAACGGAGATGCATAACAAAGTCAATCCAGCGATCGCTACGCACTGGCTGATTTCTTCGTTAGCGTGCGACACGATGTTGCACTGATTGAGTGTTCTCAGGGATTGTCCTGGAGAACCCGGCATGTTCCTGCCGGACCCTACGTTTGGGATGGGAATGGATAGTCAATCGGGAGACAGCCACTGCCGGTGCGTACAGCGCTGCAATGCAGGTTCCCAACCGCACGGCACTGAACCATCTCAAGCACTTTGCGGATCTCGGATTGGTTCGGAAAATCGGTGCAGCACGTACTACCCGGTTTAAGGTTAATAGGCAATGAGTTATGAGACATGACACCTTCGAATCCCGATTATCGCAATTTTGAGGGGGTTGTCGAGAAGGCCAAGTTGTCTTGTTTCAACAGAGGGCATCGCATCGAGGATCATTTCGTTGACGTCACCGAAATGATCGAGATCGGGAAAGGCGGGCAGCGGCCGGTCAAGACCATTCTTCTGTCTCGTTCGCCAGAACGAGGTGGAAACGTATTTGATTTTCCGGGGTTGTTGGGATAGGCTTCGATCATGATTGATTGTAAAGGGGAACGATGCCGACAATATTACTGATAATAGGGTGGAGGCTTTTTTTCTATGCCAATGAAGGCAACAATTAAAAATCTTCGTTTAAGTGGCGAATATATGACTTTGACCATTGATGGAGACGAGAAGAAATTCAAAATAAAAGACATATCACCCATACTTGATAAGGCATCTGAAGCCGAACGGAATACATTCGAGGTTTCTCCTTCCGGATACGGCATCCACTGGCCTCTGCTTGACGAAGATATAGCGATTGACGGGCTACGGGGAATTGTCCACTCAAGAGAGATGCAAAGAAAATCCGCCTAATCGGGTATATGGCTATTGAATGTGAACCCACAGCTCTTTGTCGGATGGTAATTGTGTAAATGTACTCTATAATGGAGTGCAAAGATAACAGATAAGATGCAGGAAATTGTGACGAATGAAGGGTGAGATGAACAAGAAGGAGAAACGCAGAATTATCATCATTGCCGGGCCAAACGGCGCAGGGAAAACGACTTTTGCCGAAGAGTTTCTACCCAACGAGGCCGACTGTCCCATTTTTGTCAACGCGGATTTGATTGCCGCCGGGTTTGCTCCCTTTGACCCGGATCGCGTCACGATTAAGGCCGGGCGGTTGATGTTATTGGAAATCTTTGAACATGTTCGACATCGAGACAGTTTTGCATTTGAAACAACGTTGAGCGGTCGGGTCTATGCGAGACACATATCGGTGTGGCGGGAGCAAGGATTTATTGTAAAACTTTTCTTTTTGCGCCTTGCCTCACCCGAATTGGCCATCGCTCGGGTATGTCAGAGGGTGAAGGCGGGTGGCCATAATGTTCCGGAAGAGACGATTCGCCGTAGATTCGTGTCAGGCCTCCGCAATTTTGAAGAAATATACAAACCGATTGTAGATGAATGGGCGCTTTATGATAATTCATCGAGAACGTCGATACTGGTCGAAGAGGGAGGCATGAAATGAGTTCGAAAAAACCGGATTCCACCGCAGGTGAAAAAAAACGCGATCCTGATTTCATCAATGCGGAAATTGCATTAAAGCGCGCGGCCTTGAAGGCCAGGCAGCAGGCCCAGCAGGCAGGCATCGGTGTCATCGTGCTACAGGATGGCAAGATCATGGAAGAACGGCCGGATCACGAGAGGCTTGTAAAGGCATAGGAAAAGATTGCCAAACGTAGGCCTATGGAGCGCATATGACATCAGCAACTATCAAACTTTTCCTTCCACGCGGAGACGCGAAAAGCCTACGCATAGCCGAGATCTATCCCTACGCCGTAGCCCAGCGCAAACAACTCATCGCCGATGGCACGCTTACGGCTTCTTGGTCTTCACCAGGGATGCGGAGTTTTCTAGTCCGTCTGCGGCGGCGGCTGTCATACACGGCGGAAGCGCAAACGGACTTACCGCGTGAAAAACGGAGGGTGGCAAGTCGCTCAAACAGCTCGACGAACAGGCCTAACCAGCGGCTTCTGCGGACGACTGACCGCCGCCGCAGAGCCATAGCGTTCGACACAAGGAGAAAAGTGACATCAGATGTTTCATAGCCTTTTACCATTAGTTGGTATCATCGTCGTATTTGTAATCATCGCTGCCTTGTTCAAGGTTCTTCTCAAGAAAGGTAAGCGGGAACCGCAGGGCTACCCGTACGAAAAGGAACCGGCTCTCTTCTCTCCTGCAGAACGTTCTTTCCTGGGTGTGCTTGAGCAGGCCGTCAATGGCCGATACCGGTTTATGGGTAAAGTCAGGCTTGCCGATGTCGTGAAGGTAAAAACCGGAATGAGCAGAAGCGCGTGGCAAAAAGCCTTCAACCGAATCCAAAGCAAGCATCTTGATATCGTGGCCTGTGACCCGGCAACATTGATGGTGGAGTTTGTGGTAGAGCTTGACGATGAGACTCACCGCCAGTCGAAAAGACAGGTTCGAGACGAGCTCGTCAACAAAGTCCTTCAGGCCGCTGGTATCCCCGTATTCCACTTCATCGCAAAAAGAGGGTATTCGGTGCAAGACGTCCGCGGAGTGCTCTCTGAAGCGGAGGCATTGAGTAAGACATGAAAAGACCGTCGAATCAACCGGTCATGCAACAGCGTACCAGAAATGGTCATGAAAAGTGTACCACCCGTGAATTGAGAATATGGTAGCGTTACTCTGCCATATGATTACGAAGGCAAGAAATGCGGCTGATCGAATCTGAAAATATCGAACTGAAGAAATCAACCGGTGAGTTGAAAGCGGGGATTATCTCCCTGGCGGCGATGTTGAACAAACATCAGCGAGGAGAACTCTGGTTCGGGATTAAGAATGACGGTACGGCCGTCGGCCAGAGCATCTCGGAAGCCAGCCTGCGGGAAGTCTCACGGGCGATTGGCGATCACATCGATCCCAAAGTCTATCCGACGGTCGAGCAGGTCATGGTTGACGAGAAGCCCTGCATCTGGGTG contains the following coding sequences:
- a CDS encoding zeta toxin family protein, with translation MKGEMNKKEKRRIIIIAGPNGAGKTTFAEEFLPNEADCPIFVNADLIAAGFAPFDPDRVTIKAGRLMLLEIFEHVRHRDSFAFETTLSGRVYARHISVWREQGFIVKLFFLRLASPELAIARVCQRVKAGGHNVPEETIRRRFVSGLRNFEEIYKPIVDEWALYDNSSRTSILVEEGGMK
- a CDS encoding DUF2726 domain-containing protein, producing MFHSLLPLVGIIVVFVIIAALFKVLLKKGKREPQGYPYEKEPALFSPAERSFLGVLEQAVNGRYRFMGKVRLADVVKVKTGMSRSAWQKAFNRIQSKHLDIVACDPATLMVEFVVELDDETHRQSKRQVRDELVNKVLQAAGIPVFHFIAKRGYSVQDVRGVLSEAEALSKT
- a CDS encoding DUF2442 domain-containing protein gives rise to the protein MPMKATIKNLRLSGEYMTLTIDGDEKKFKIKDISPILDKASEAERNTFEVSPSGYGIHWPLLDEDIAIDGLRGIVHSREMQRKSA
- a CDS encoding ParB/RepB/Spo0J family partition protein — translated: MVTMNPAPATTHQKGNLYQIPITDFKLDPAQPRKVVDPDALAELAVSIAKFGILQPLLFREAEQGWVYIVAGERRFQAAQQAGLLVIPAICVTGDYAEIALIENLQRQDLTIVEEAEALQRLKDEKKYTDEQLSGVIGKARQTVSDILNLNRLPLDIRDKCRGDRQISRRTLIDISRKKQERAMITAYNAYMDNQNQVKGSPPSEERPERPRRCRGVGWAGCLMLCRTGTQNSVCYTDQPNYCYAC
- a CDS encoding DUF3842 family protein, coding for MTKSIYVIDGQGGGIGATLIKYLREAYGDSVELIALGTNAIATAQMIKAGANRGASGENAVCRSVKQAECIVGPVAITWANAMMGEVTSKMAAAVTSSGALKVLLPLFREKIEIVGINREPLPRLMQALIEHTKVFAAVNTQDEI